The following DNA comes from Nitrospira sp. SG-bin1.
CTGCTCGTTCACGCCACTCCTGCCTTCTTCGCTCAATAGTCCTCGGGCTATCCCAATAAATCCAGCGGTCACACAACTTGATAATCCTTTCTTCGTCCCCTACCGGCTCGTCTTTGCTAATGCAAATTTCCCCGATAGCAGGCCCGTTGATGGAGAATAAGACGAAGCCGTTGTTGTCGGATAACCGGGTGGTCTCGAACTCGAAGCGGCCGATCTGAATGTGCATGATGGAACCTCCTTGCTGCGCTGTAGCAGCTTGCCCATGGTTGATGAATGACGCGATAGGCACACGATACCATTCACCAAGCGTACTGTCAATACCCTAGATGATTCCACTAGTGGAGCCATCCCTGAGTACTCTCTGTACTGTACAATTGCCTACACCCAACCGTCTGGCAATTGCCCGCATACCAAGCAGCTGGGTCTTCCTCAGGGTGAGAATCTGAGCTTCAACAGCGGGGGCTATGCGTGGTCTGCCCAGCACCTTCCCCTGCGCCTTGGCCCTCTTCAGACCGGCCTTCACTCGTTCGACAATCATTGACCGTTCGAACTCTGAGAACACTCCGAGCATCTGGAACAGCATCTTCCCCGCTGGAGTTCCCGTATCCAAGCCCTGTTTATGGAGGTACAGATTCACCTTCTTGCTTTGCAACTCATTGAGGAAGGCCACCAGGTCTTGCAGGCTTCGGCCTAACCGGTCCACCGACCAAGCCGCCACCAAGTCAAACTCGCTACGAACGACGCCCTTGCACAGCCGATCAAAAGCGGGGCGTCCCTCTCGGCCTTTCGCACCGGAGATACCCTTGTCCACGAACCGTTCAACGATCTCCCAGCCTTCCCGAATAGCAACGGCTTCCAAGTCCTGTAGCTGGTTCTCTACGGTCTGGCCGTCCGTGCTGACTCGTGCGTACAGTGCAACCCTTTTCCTCGTGTGACTCATGTTTTCCCTCCCTGCTAGGAAGAAGGTAGCATGGGTCTGTCCTATAATCAAATGTATTTAGATCACTCGAAAGCGGGGTATCGAACGGGCGGATTTGCTGGGTTTTGGGGAAGTGTTTTCCGTGGGGTTTATAGGACAGCCTTACCAACGTGGCTTGGTGTCCCTGTACAAGTCCCGTAGTTGTTCTTGCCGTTGTCTCTCACTGTCTCTGCGGTATTCTTCCCGGCGTCGTTCTTCCCTGCGCTGCTGCTCAAGGGTCTCCGGTAGCGGTCCGTTCCTATACGTATCGTAGCCATGTTTGCGGTAGGTCTCGCGCTGTTGCTCCCAAGAGCTTTTGTACGGGTCATCGTAGGTAGTAGCTTGCGCGGGCATCACTGCTGCCATTAGGAGTAGACCAAGGAGAAGCAAGGCGTGTAGCATGGTGAATACCTCCTGTGTGTGTGTGTGCCTTACTGTAATGCTGGTATTAGTCGGCGTCAATCCCACCTAATGGCGGCATTCGTGAAGACAAGGGAGGACTAGGCTTATAGCAAGGAATGGACCAGATCGGTATTAAGTAGTGGCCCCATACGGGGGGTAAAGCGGGGATGTTCCTACCGCTATAGGCTAACAGAGTTTTTGCTGAAAACATCGGGTCAACTACTTACCCACGTAGTCACCCTCGCCATTAAACAACCGCAGTTGACAGCATTGTGCTTCTCTTATCCAAGCGGGTAACCTAGGTGACTTCTTCCATCTCCCACTGTACTTGTTGAACCACTCTTTCGCCTCCTGCAAAGTGATTATCTCGAAGTGTCGCAGGTCTTCTTCATAGAGATCCTCACTCCAATACAGAGCGCCTTTTCGGTTCATACCAGCCTGAAGCAGGTAGCGCACCTGAAAGAACCACCTCCCCGGGGTGCCCTCTTCAACGCCCACTCGGCAGACCATCCCGACGTGATCCACCGGGCCGACCTTCGCGGGTAGTCCTTTCAGGGCGAAGTTCTTTGATCGTTGCCGCAGGAAAATGCCGGTGGTGATGTCGTCGGGCGTCAGCATGGCGTTGTAGCCAATGGTAACGAGGTAACTACTTATGGTCAAGGTAGTGGAAATGAGGAAGGGTAAGGCCGGTGCTTCGTTGCTGTCGCTGAAGACAGCTCCGAGAAACTCGCGGTGTCCTTGCGCCCACATTCACAGGCACTTAAAATGGCGGCCATTTACAAACGGAGGTATCGAATGAGACTTGATCCGCTCATATCGAAGCGCTTCGAGGAGCTTGCAGCCAAAGCAGAGATGGTCTCTAAGTCCAGAAAACCTGATGGATTTGGAGGAACTCAATTCAGCGTATCATCCTCACTCTATAAGGAATGGGCTACGAATACCCTGAGTCTCTTAGAGAAATCTTTCGGGCGGGAAAGCATACATTTCACGCACCTGTTGAAGCATTACAATCAATTTATAGGATGGGAAAATCAATTCGAAGACAGTCGTTCAATCTTCAAGGCTGCTCGTGAAGACTATGAAGGAGGGTATTTGTTCAGCGTGCATGCCAAGATCAAAGCAGAGGTGTTGTCAGATGCATTTGAACAAGCCAGGGATCTACTCAAGAGGGGCTACAAAGATCTTGCCTGCATCCTCTGCCGTGTTTCTCTGGAGGTTACTCTAAAGGCCCTATGCGAAAGGAACGGCATCACTCCCGGAAAGCTCGAACGTATGAACGAAGCTCTTTGCAAGGCCAGCGTGTACAACATGGCGAAGCAAAAACAGGTCACTGCCTGGGCAGATATTGGTAACAAAGCGGCTCATGGTCAGTGGGACGAGTACACTAAGAATGATGCTCAATCGATGTTAGACGGCGTTGAAGCTCTCGTTGCCGATATTCTCTGAGCGCCGTTGGTCGGCTTAGTACTCATCCTATCGCTTCATTGGAAGGGACATGGGAACGCACTAGGAGGGCATCTATGGACATCTCTCCGGAAGCCTGGACAGAAGACGATCTATTGTCCTTGATAAGAAATAAAGTTGAGGAGCGCTCTGATCTGGAATACAAGGCATGTGGCGCGCTTCATCCCCGTGATGATAAAAAGAAGTCAGAAATAAGCAAAGACGTGTCCGCGCTTGCAAACTCTGACGGTGGTACCATCGTCTATGGGATGATTGAAGAGAAGCACCTTCCGAAAGAAGTAGAGGGCTTTGATCCAAGTGTCATAACTAAAGAGTGGTTGGAGCAAGTAATTCTTGGAAATATTCGCCCGAGGCTTCAGGGTGTCAAAATCAATCCAGTCCACTTAAGTACTCGTGCGCATGGAAAGTATGCATATGTGGTTCACGTCCCCCAAGCCAGTACTGCACATCAAGCATCAGATAAGAAGTATTACAAGCGGTTTAACTTCCAGAACGAACCGATGGAGGATTATGAGATTCGAGACATCATGAACCGAAGGACGCATCCTATTCTAATTCCACAGTTCGAGATTGGCCCCATAGTAACGCGTACAGGTAATGTCGAAGAGCGTAAGTTATACGTCACACTCAGAAATGAAGGTAACGTGAGAGCACAGCACGTGAAGCTGATCTTTGATACGCCAAGAGACCTAACAGGACCAGGCCGCGCCTTTTTACGGGGAACTGGCGATCAGGTTGAAGGACTGTTTGGCAAGGTGTGGAGCCGTCACATCTTTCAGAAACCCGATTACGTCTTATTTCCACACGACGAGCTGAACCTAAGAGACCATGCTTATTGGGCCGAAATTCGATTGAACACAGATAAGTTTGACAGGAATGATAAAACAGCTGTCTTTCTATACTGGAAGGTATATGCGGACGATATGCCTCCCCGGGCGGGCGAACTGTCCCTTGGAGATATACCTAAAGCACAATAGCAATACTGGATACTTAGCCCACATGTGTTCCCGGCGTGTTCCCCACACGGCAAAACCAGCCGAAATCCGCCTGAATTGCCCTGAAGAGAACCGGCTGGTCAAACTGGTGCAAAGCCGCTCCTGAAGCGCGTTTCCACTAGTTCGACAAGCAGTTATGAAAATGCACGTGAAAGGCTTAGAAGGCTGATGCTCTATCCGACTGAGCTACGGGCGCGCTTTTCTTCAAAGTTCTTAGCGCTGCGTCCTGAGTGTTGGGTTTGAAGCTCCAAAAACTAAGCACACAGCGCTAGCACCGCCTGGATGAGCGGAGTAGTCTGAATCTTTATGCAACTCCGCGTCAAGGCGTCAAATCCTCGGCAAGGACGATGAACCCTCCACAGCGTCCGATGGAGAGCAATCGTTGGTCGAGACTCACAAACTCTCGGTGCGATGGATCACCTTGCACGCAACACAATCTGCGCCTGCCCTTCTTCATCAAAGGTTAAGAGCCTCCTCCCTCTCAGCGCCTCCTCAGTGGCTTTGACCTTCGCCAAACAAGCGCCCAGAGTGACCTTCAGCGCGGAAACTGCCGCGCGTTTCATGCATGACTCCTTCGGACGTTTGGAGATGATCACTATAGTCTATTAGATGAATACCCGCCAAGCACGGCAAACCTTGGATGCCGTTACAAATAGCTGACAACCCCGCAGAGTTTTCGCCATTTCGGGGAAGGAAGGAGCGAGGACATGACGCAGTGGTCCCCCGACAATGTCAGCGGGCCTTTATCGTCGGCCAAGTGGCGAGTTCTTAGCTCCAGGATGCTCCCACAGGTCTCTCCCTCGGATGCAACGTCTCTTAAGGGAACCAGGTTTTTTTGACGCAGCACCCGCCTCCAACCCTCAACAAACGTTGACGAGACGTACTAAAAACTTCAACCGCAATACACCGTTGAGGCAGTGAATATCACGAAACGAATACATTGTCCTATTCCGGCATTTTGGTATACTGAGCAAAAAACGGAGGACATTTACCATGCCTGTATCCCAAATTACATCAAAGGGGCAGATTTTGATCCCTCGGCAACTTCGGCGCAAGCTTGGGTTCAAGGCCGGCAGCAAAGTGCAATTATTCGAAGAAGACGGACGCTTGGTCGTGGCCGCGGCTGCCGACGATCCCATCGCGGCCGCGACAGGCTTCCTCACCGGCAAGTTCTCCTTGACCGACGACCTCCGCCGCGAGCATCGAGAGGAGGCCCGTCGTGAGCAAAAAACTCGTCCTCGATAGCTTTGCCCTGGTCAGTCTTTTTCATAAGGAGCCCGGCTGGGAAAAGGTGCGTGCCGCCCTTTATGAGCAGCAGAAATCCGGAACCAAAGCTTTCCTAAACTGGATCAACTGGGGTGAGTTCTACTACATCGTCAAGCGCAAAGTTGGTGCAGCACGAGCCGCTGAAGCCCTCCATCTCCTGGAACAACTCCCCATCGAACTGGTACCAGTGGACCACACATTGGTACGAGAAGCGGCGGAGATCAAAAGCGAGCATGCGGTCTCCTACGCCGATGCATTTTGCATCGCCACGGCTCGCCGCCTCTCTGGAACAGTGCTGACGAGCGATCCCGAATTTCACGCCGTGGAGCATCTCATCACCATCCGGTGGCTGTCGAGATGACTCCACGTTGTCTACCCGCCATCTATCCCGTTGTGTGCGAAACTCAGCAGCATGAGGTGAATCGGATTAGATGCGATGTGAATCTGTTTTGATTCACTACCCTGCCCTTCTTGGAAACCCTCAGATAGAAATCCCGCCTATAGGTGAGGCGATAACAGCGCCCCTGCGTACGTATTTCCATCATGCCGTGATACCGTCTCACTTCAGCTAGTGAATGGCTTGTACCTTGCTAGAGCCACTTGGCCATAGGGTCGATGCGAGAGGAAAGGAAGGCGCCTGATGGATTGTGACCTGTGAATATCCAAAATACCGATGACCGATTTGTTTCCACAAAGCCGCGATTGCTCCACCAACGCACACATTGGAAATAGATTCGGGGTTGGGCCATATGGCCTTATACGAATGTTGGGAGCTCGATATTGGACCCCGAGCACTAAACTACAAGATGTATGGCGGACAAACATTCGTTTGGGGATTATTGTCCCGACCTGAAGGACAAAGGAATCACCGGAAAGAGGGATTGTGCGAAATACGTAATAGGAATAGGTAGGCGCCCAGAAGCATGTGTGAAGGCCCCGCATGGCCAATATGGCAGCGATCCAGTAAGGTTACTAGCCCTACTCACGTGAACCTGGCCAAGCGGGTGGAAGAGAGTTCGAGAAACCCAGGGGAAACGCACAAAACAAAGACCAGAGGTTTATGCGCCCATTCGGAGGACAGTCGCGATGACGCAGCTAATCAGTGAGCAAATTCGCCCCTCCATTCTTATTCAGCCAGTATGTGGTGAGTCACCCGGGCAATATCACGAAAAAGGCTGTACACATCTTCGAATCGTCAAGATTGAGAAACGGTTGGAGACATCATGAGATGGGCCGTCACGTTCCACGATTCTTATACAAAGACAGCTTCAAACACCTACTGCTCTTAAGCCTTATGCTGACAGCCATTGAATATCCGGAGATTGCGACATCGCAGCCGCCTCCAGACAAACTTCAACCATCTGACGCAACCTCTGCGGCACGATCACCATCTTCGTCTTCCTTGTCCACCGGTGAAGTAAAGAGCGACATTTTTGAGATCTTGAATGAGGAGAGAGAAAGCATTTCCAGAGGCACAGGACAAGAACAGCCCATTTCGGAAGCACCCGCCAACGTGTACGTCATTACTGATGAGGACATTCGCCACTCCGGCGCCACCGACATTCCCACCGTTTTACGGCGCATTCCCGGGATGGAAGTCATGCAAATGACTGGTGCGGATTTCAACGTAAGCGTGCGCGGTAATAATCAGACAGCCGCCAATCACCTACTTGTATTGGTGGATGGGCGCCCGATCTATGAATATGCTTTTGGAAGTGTGTTCTGGACGCTCTTGCCAGTGACTCTTCCGGAAATTAAAAAAATTGAAGTCATGAAGGGACCATCCGCGGCGATCTATGGATTCAACGCCTTTGATGGTGTAGTGAACATCATCACAAAGTCACCGCAAGAAATGAAAGGCAATACAAACGGAACATTCGCCCAATTTGGAGGGGGAGAATTTGGAACTATTAGATCAGCACTCATCCAGGCAGGCACTCATGGGAACTTTGGATACCGACTCTCATTCGGGCATGATCAAAATCAAAAATGGGAAAACCAGGATTCCTTAGCTTTGCGTTCTAATAAAGTGAATCTGCAAACGGAATACGCCTTCAAGGATAGTTCGAAAATTGTGCTTTCAGGCGGCCTGTTAGATTCCAACCGCTATGATGGCCAGGTCTTCGACGTCTTCCGTGAAGAAACGAAGCTCACAAACGGCTATATTCATGCCGCCTACGAACGGCCCAACTTTTTTATCCGCACGAGTTGGACAAGATGGGATAGAAGCAGTCTGGAGCTTCTGACACCCTCCCTTCTTAATCAGTTCTTTTTCTCTACCGGCTTTGACGGAAGCAATAACCAGCGCTTTCGGAATGATGTGTATACAACGTGGGCACAACATGCGCTGGATTTGACGCCCACCAATCGATTCATCTATGGAGTGAACTATTTTCACAATGCAGTGTCTAAACAGAACATATTCGAAGGCTCTCTTACGGAAGACCGGCTTGGTTTATATCTGCAAGACGAATGGCGTGCAACCTCGACATTGACATTCATCGCTGGCATTCGATGGGACTTTCTTACTGGATTAAATCCTACGTATAGTCCAAGGCTGGCTTTGATCTTCAAGCCACATAATGATCATACGTTTCGCATTTCTGGATCTGTTGCCTATCGTCCGCCGAGTTTCCTTGAATCACGCCTGTTGACCTTTTCATCAGACGCGTTTGGTGGTCCCGTTTTCTCTGGAGTTGGCTCACGAAATCTCAACCCGGAACAGATT
Coding sequences within:
- a CDS encoding resolvase codes for the protein MSHTRKRVALYARVSTDGQTVENQLQDLEAVAIREGWEIVERFVDKGISGAKGREGRPAFDRLCKGVVRSEFDLVAAWSVDRLGRSLQDLVAFLNELQSKKVNLYLHKQGLDTGTPAGKMLFQMLGVFSEFERSMIVERVKAGLKRAKAQGKVLGRPRIAPAVEAQILTLRKTQLLGMRAIARRLGVGNCTVQRVLRDGSTSGII